Proteins encoded in a region of the Pelmatolapia mariae isolate MD_Pm_ZW linkage group LG16_19, Pm_UMD_F_2, whole genome shotgun sequence genome:
- the mettl5 gene encoding rRNA N6-adenosine-methyltransferase METTL5: MKLKELESCLQQVDTFEEPKILLEQYPTSAHIAACMLYTIQSTFDDIEGKLVADLGCGCGVLSIGAAMLDAGLCVGFDIDDDALDIFRRNAEEFEISNVDLIQCDMCRLEPEAYAEKFDTVIMNPPFGTKHNQGMDMKFLRAALTMAKTAVYSLHKTSTREHIQKKANDWGVKMEVIAELRYDLPASYKFHKKKSVDIQVDFLRFSKA, translated from the exons ATGAAACTGAAGGAATTAGAAAGCTGTCTGCAGCAGGTGGACACATTTGAAGAGCCAAAAATCCTTCTTGAGCAGTATCCAACCAGTGCTCATATTGCAG cATGTATGCTCTACACAATCCAGAGTACATTTGATGACATTGAGGGTAAACTCGTGGCAGACCTGGGATGTGGCTGTGGAGTCCTCAGCATCGGAGCTGCGATGCTTGACGCAGG ttTGTGCGTCGGCTTCGATATTGACGATGACGCTCTGGACATATTCAGAAGAAACGCAGAGGAGTTTGAGATTTCTAACGTGGATTTGATCCAGTGTGACATGTGTCGTCTGGAGCCAGAGGCGTACGCTGAAAAGTTTGACACTGTCATAATGAATCCACCATTTGGGACAAAACACAACCAAG GTATGGACATGAAGTTCCTCCGAGCTGCTTTAACCATGGCAAAGACAGCCGTTTACTCACTTCATAAAACGTCAACACGAGAA CACATACAAAAGAAGGCAAATGACTGGGGAGTAAAGATGGAAGTCATAGCAG AACTGCGATATGACCTGCCAGCATCTTACAAATTCCACAAAAAGAAATCG